In Candidatus Methanomethylophilus alvi Mx1201, a genomic segment contains:
- the pylC gene encoding 3-methylornithine--L-lysine ligase PylC, whose protein sequence is MGIVGGALQGIEAAYLARKAGYETVVLDRREDAPARSLADSSVTVNVVEEPEKAKKILADCDAVIPALEEMDALVALDSMKEYFGGPFLFDLKSYNISSSKQRSNEIMGRYGVPMPRPWPECGFPAIVKPSCQSGSVGVSEVENKEQMDAALKRVEELGDTPVIQEFVHGKSISIEVIGNGTSARSYITTEVVLDRNYDCKQVLCHPGILSEEEDTRFGLCAKMTAEDMGLNGLMDMEAIDTPNGFRVLEIDARIPSQTPACILAGTGINLLDELYRACSGKESAAKKQPGASSYEHFHIVGDRMYTTGEKEFSHVSDPQYCEGLFGSDEMITDYRPGKSEWRCTMITHGKDKDEVFWKRKDAIKAIMDECQIDEYIDLSPEVV, encoded by the coding sequence TTGGGTATTGTTGGAGGTGCCCTGCAGGGTATTGAGGCGGCCTACCTGGCCAGGAAGGCAGGTTATGAGACCGTCGTCTTGGACAGGAGAGAGGACGCCCCGGCGCGCTCCCTCGCCGACAGCTCCGTGACCGTCAATGTGGTCGAGGAGCCGGAAAAAGCGAAGAAGATACTCGCCGACTGTGACGCCGTCATACCGGCGCTGGAGGAGATGGATGCCCTGGTGGCACTCGACTCCATGAAGGAATATTTCGGCGGGCCGTTCCTTTTCGACCTGAAGTCTTATAACATCTCTTCGTCCAAGCAGAGGTCGAACGAGATCATGGGCAGGTACGGCGTCCCCATGCCTAGGCCGTGGCCCGAATGCGGTTTCCCGGCCATCGTCAAGCCGTCTTGTCAAAGCGGTTCCGTAGGTGTCTCCGAGGTGGAGAACAAGGAGCAGATGGATGCCGCCCTGAAAAGAGTGGAGGAGCTGGGGGACACACCCGTCATACAGGAGTTCGTCCACGGGAAGAGCATATCGATAGAGGTCATCGGCAACGGGACCTCCGCCCGTTCATACATAACCACGGAGGTCGTCCTCGACCGCAATTACGACTGTAAGCAGGTACTCTGCCACCCGGGGATCCTCTCCGAGGAGGAGGATACGAGGTTCGGGCTCTGTGCGAAGATGACCGCAGAGGACATGGGTCTCAACGGACTCATGGACATGGAGGCCATAGACACACCCAACGGATTCCGTGTCCTGGAGATAGACGCCCGCATACCTAGTCAGACCCCGGCCTGCATACTGGCGGGAACGGGCATCAATCTTCTGGATGAGCTTTACAGGGCCTGCAGCGGGAAGGAATCCGCTGCGAAGAAACAGCCCGGGGCATCCTCCTACGAGCATTTCCATATCGTAGGGGACAGGATGTACACCACAGGCGAGAAGGAGTTCTCCCACGTGAGCGACCCGCAGTACTGCGAGGGTCTTTTCGGTTCCGACGAGATGATCACCGACTACCGTCCCGGTAAGAGCGAGTGGAGATGCACCATGATAACCCACGGGAAGGACAAGGACGAGGTCTTCTGGAAGAGGAAGGATGCCATCAAGGCCATCATGGACGAGTGCCAGATCGACGAATACATCGACCTTTCCCCGGAGGTGGTCTGA
- a CDS encoding DEAD/DEAH box helicase: protein MTEGKFEDLGISEDVLRAVRSIGWTEPTPVQIAAIPVGLEGADLLAQAQTGTGKTGTYGSIILSKTMSGGTDPSALVLVPTRELATQVCDQIDALSQFSGHKCFPVYGGVNIENQVKQLKKGADILVATPGRLKDLLERKEISLSSISIVVLDEADRMLDMGFAPSVNMILSKVPKKRQTMMFSATMEDDIKKLAVKHMINHRELLISKDEPTLDLTAQYFIMTTRESKRDELVHIIEDGYPKMIVFCKTKRKVDYLFRKMKRDEYSVCEIHGDMVQNKREKTLRSFVDGDVEVLIASDVAARGLDIIDVDVVVNYDVPADVESYIHRIGRTGRAGKNGRAITFVTEDDIKMLNAIEKKVGRRIVEIAPTSSQYSEGPKPDETPKARAKQIKQKQAAKKVAAETALKAETVKKEPKQVPVKKKFQEEVPAETSGRTLKGRLDRRNRTKAEIEDGAVAPKKAKPAVSKKQPAQAPAKTPKTQEPKREGQPSNGQRTQYPKPQGIPEHPKPLHSYVKIDKALPPEKDMSFDRIEISIGSDDGVDQQKLVKFVTKTSGIRTQDIGNIHIYENKSRVQVVRWRSQEVVDELFGQTYNGRRVMVYNLSDKQ, encoded by the coding sequence ATGACAGAAGGCAAGTTTGAGGATCTAGGCATCTCGGAAGACGTTCTGAGGGCCGTCAGGTCCATAGGGTGGACGGAACCCACCCCGGTCCAGATTGCCGCCATCCCGGTAGGCCTAGAGGGGGCGGACCTCCTCGCGCAGGCACAGACCGGGACCGGAAAGACCGGTACATACGGTTCCATCATCCTGAGTAAAACCATGTCGGGCGGTACAGACCCCTCGGCGTTGGTTCTCGTGCCTACTAGGGAGCTTGCAACACAAGTGTGCGACCAGATCGACGCTTTGTCGCAGTTCAGCGGCCATAAATGTTTCCCCGTATACGGCGGAGTCAACATAGAGAACCAAGTCAAACAACTTAAAAAAGGGGCGGACATCCTCGTCGCGACCCCAGGCAGGCTCAAAGACCTATTGGAGAGGAAGGAGATCTCTCTCTCCTCGATATCCATAGTAGTCCTCGACGAGGCGGACCGCATGCTGGACATGGGATTCGCACCCAGCGTGAACATGATCCTTTCCAAGGTCCCGAAGAAGAGGCAGACCATGATGTTCTCCGCCACCATGGAGGACGACATCAAGAAGCTCGCTGTGAAACACATGATCAATCACAGGGAGCTGCTCATATCCAAGGACGAACCGACCCTCGACCTGACCGCGCAGTACTTCATAATGACCACTCGCGAGTCGAAGAGGGATGAACTCGTCCACATCATCGAGGACGGATATCCCAAGATGATCGTGTTCTGCAAGACCAAGAGGAAGGTCGACTACCTGTTCCGTAAGATGAAGAGGGACGAGTACAGCGTCTGCGAGATCCATGGGGACATGGTGCAGAACAAGAGGGAGAAGACCCTCCGCTCGTTCGTTGACGGTGATGTGGAGGTCCTCATCGCATCCGATGTGGCCGCCAGAGGCCTGGACATCATCGATGTGGATGTGGTCGTCAACTACGATGTACCGGCCGATGTGGAATCGTATATCCATAGGATAGGAAGGACCGGAAGGGCCGGAAAGAACGGAAGGGCCATCACTTTCGTCACCGAAGACGATATCAAGATGCTCAACGCGATCGAGAAGAAGGTCGGCAGGAGGATCGTCGAGATCGCTCCCACCTCCTCTCAATACAGCGAAGGGCCGAAGCCCGACGAGACTCCCAAGGCCCGGGCGAAGCAGATCAAACAGAAGCAGGCGGCCAAGAAGGTCGCGGCCGAGACCGCACTCAAGGCGGAGACCGTGAAAAAGGAGCCTAAGCAGGTCCCTGTGAAGAAGAAGTTCCAGGAAGAGGTTCCGGCGGAGACCTCCGGACGTACCCTCAAGGGCAGATTGGACAGAAGGAACCGCACGAAGGCCGAGATCGAGGACGGGGCCGTAGCACCCAAGAAGGCCAAACCCGCCGTCTCCAAGAAGCAGCCGGCCCAGGCTCCGGCGAAGACACCCAAGACCCAGGAGCCCAAGAGGGAGGGGCAGCCCTCCAACGGCCAGAGGACCCAGTATCCCAAGCCTCAGGGCATACCGGAGCATCCGAAGCCTCTGCACTCGTATGTCAAGATCGACAAGGCACTCCCTCCGGAGAAGGATATGTCCTTCGACAGGATCGAGATAAGCATCGGATCAGACGATGGGGTCGATCAGCAGAAACTGGTCAAATTCGTCACCAAGACATCCGGCATCCGTACTCAGGACATCGGGAACATACACATCTATGAGAACAAGTCCAGAGTACAGGTCGTCAGGTGGAGGTCCCAGGAGGTCGTGGACGAACTTTTCGGCCAGACCTACAACGGCAGACGCGTGATGGTCTACAACCTCAGCGACAAACAGTGA
- a CDS encoding AAA family ATPase, which produces MSRGNLTYPFSAVMGEITAKRALMCLLADDRLNGVLIKGPSGTAKSVLVRSMTALTDRSIVDLPAGTGDEDIFGGIDFERAVKDGSSVMKGGILSRADGNILCIDNINLLDPRTLNSIMGSLSSGTVKIEREGISAEYPCSASVVATMDPLERDLPESVADRFDICVSMTVETDAVKRGDVVASVLDFDRDPESFARRFVGDDAEVRHKIECARSLIPSIKVTRRDIQDIVTICTKMNAVGHRGDLACARVARAPVCLGREGQDNRRRHTRCIGHVPPAQEEAQAQIQDKRGRIRDIRRCARCGDLR; this is translated from the coding sequence ATGTCTAGAGGAAATCTGACCTATCCCTTCTCCGCCGTCATGGGGGAGATCACGGCCAAAAGAGCGCTCATGTGCCTCCTGGCCGACGACCGTCTCAACGGAGTGCTCATAAAAGGTCCCTCCGGGACGGCCAAAAGCGTCCTCGTGAGATCCATGACCGCCCTTACGGACAGGTCCATCGTCGACCTCCCGGCCGGAACGGGAGACGAGGACATATTCGGCGGGATCGATTTCGAGAGGGCCGTCAAAGACGGATCGTCGGTGATGAAGGGAGGTATACTGAGCCGTGCGGACGGGAACATCCTCTGCATAGACAACATAAACCTCCTGGACCCGAGGACCCTCAACTCGATCATGGGATCGCTGTCGTCTGGCACTGTGAAGATAGAAAGGGAGGGCATATCCGCCGAATATCCCTGTTCCGCCTCCGTTGTCGCCACCATGGACCCTCTGGAGAGGGACCTGCCCGAATCCGTGGCCGATAGATTCGACATCTGTGTCTCGATGACGGTGGAGACGGATGCGGTCAAACGCGGAGACGTGGTGGCAAGCGTACTGGATTTCGACAGGGACCCGGAATCCTTCGCCAGGAGGTTCGTGGGGGATGATGCGGAGGTAAGGCATAAGATAGAATGTGCCAGATCCCTGATACCTTCCATAAAGGTCACACGTCGCGACATCCAGGACATCGTGACCATATGCACAAAGATGAACGCCGTAGGCCACCGCGGGGACCTCGCATGCGCCAGAGTGGCCAGGGCCCCTGTGTGCCTTGGACGGGAGGGACAGGATAACCGCCGACGACATACGCGATGCATCGGTCATGTGCCTCCTGCACAGGAGGAAGCCCAAGCTCAAATCCAAGACAAAAGGGGACGCATCCGTGACATCCGACGATGTGCCAGATGCGGAGATCTCCGATGA
- a CDS encoding vWA domain-containing protein: MRDASVMCLLHRRKPKLKSKTKGDASVTSDDVPDAEISDDDMDISNTEIAKLTKMSADEGLDVQKEIERVEAMQPETSADMTQTQQDDPDPDTSDTDDAAIPDVDVLTMVLDEVRNDLAEIDRIESIRLNSVVGHIPRGVNSSNRNGRASGFRIPEGRTSDPALGATIRAAAPYQKTRRSNGLSITIVPDDIRENIRTKQSSCSFLFAVDVSGSLVNTGALDEAIKGVRAMLEDGYVRRDRVALLTFGQNIINLAVPFTRNVENVFESLRRTVTGGSTPLGEALLTINKYMTNYVRKNPDEKCFIILITDAEADRPVVEGYEPWAELKRIAAIMKIPNTEWILIDNGKKYRRINYAKRLADILSARYLVLDDLTGRFDEKE; encoded by the coding sequence ATACGCGATGCATCGGTCATGTGCCTCCTGCACAGGAGGAAGCCCAAGCTCAAATCCAAGACAAAAGGGGACGCATCCGTGACATCCGACGATGTGCCAGATGCGGAGATCTCCGATGACGACATGGATATCTCCAACACGGAGATCGCCAAATTGACAAAGATGTCGGCCGACGAAGGACTGGACGTCCAGAAGGAGATCGAAAGGGTCGAGGCCATGCAGCCCGAGACATCCGCAGACATGACCCAGACACAGCAGGACGATCCGGATCCGGACACTTCCGACACGGACGATGCCGCCATCCCCGATGTAGACGTACTCACTATGGTCCTGGACGAGGTACGGAACGACCTGGCGGAGATAGACCGCATAGAATCGATCCGTCTCAACAGCGTGGTGGGCCACATACCCAGAGGGGTCAACAGCAGCAACCGCAACGGGCGCGCCAGCGGATTCCGCATACCGGAGGGGAGGACCTCCGACCCGGCCCTGGGTGCGACCATACGCGCCGCCGCACCGTATCAGAAGACGAGACGTTCCAACGGCCTCAGCATAACCATCGTACCGGACGACATACGTGAGAACATAAGGACGAAGCAGAGCTCCTGCTCGTTCCTCTTCGCCGTCGACGTCAGCGGATCCCTCGTCAACACCGGGGCCCTCGACGAGGCCATCAAAGGGGTGAGGGCGATGCTGGAGGACGGATACGTCCGCAGGGACCGCGTGGCACTGCTGACATTCGGACAGAATATCATCAACCTCGCCGTACCGTTCACCCGCAATGTGGAGAATGTCTTCGAAAGTCTCAGAAGGACCGTCACCGGCGGATCCACCCCTCTGGGAGAGGCCCTCCTCACCATAAACAAGTATATGACGAACTATGTCAGGAAGAATCCCGACGAAAAGTGCTTCATCATACTGATAACAGATGCGGAGGCCGACAGGCCGGTGGTCGAAGGATATGAGCCGTGGGCGGAACTGAAGAGGATCGCCGCCATCATGAAGATACCCAACACCGAATGGATCCTGATAGACAACGGTAAAAAATACCGTCGCATAAACTACGCCAAAAGACTGGCCGACATCCTGAGTGCCAGATATCTGGTGCTGGATGACCTTACCGGCCGTTTCGATGAAAAGGAATGA
- a CDS encoding methylamine methyltransferase corrinoid protein reductive activase has protein sequence MTEYGIALDIGTSGLRCQAIDLETGETVATAITQRHPIPGMNVIDHVNFALKSGEDVANKLLIGCANQLFASLGIDLSKVKRVGVCGNTFQMSLFQNIEIRDLAYAGENMLRELGVVPPKRDGAILKASDMGLLGMPDAEVIIPPAVRHEIGADAIAMLLITGVADSKEPCLVVDYGTNAEMALICGDGRIITGSAAAGPAMEGQEIERGMLAAPGAISDVDIDGDGWKCTVLDQSMIDRDGDTVDPMTGRSLKKGEAEAIGITGTGTVAALYNGIKTGIIVPPKINTEDGKLHLQNGIDITSHDVDEAGKAIGAMRAGFLTLLHEAGMWTGDVKIAYMSGASGLYVDAIKALGIGMVVPGATRLIQFGNTSIEMARRIAMGKVNMDDLKSFAQKLKAEHCMFATSETFKQLYSIEYAVWCTSMPMSMYNEMLDVYQLPHLSEPSEEVTVERRSMTDLPDTDKCPVKVFESGTYLTYEVEGCIFCKKCVKECPEKALDMVKKGDKVYCRVSSDRCGGTACRRCERACPKNVLHLDLAKVEQ, from the coding sequence ATGACCGAATACGGAATTGCATTGGATATAGGAACTAGCGGTCTCCGCTGTCAGGCGATAGACCTGGAGACCGGAGAGACCGTGGCGACCGCCATAACGCAGCGTCATCCCATTCCCGGGATGAACGTCATCGACCACGTCAACTTCGCATTGAAATCCGGGGAGGACGTCGCGAACAAACTCCTCATCGGGTGTGCCAACCAGCTGTTCGCCTCCCTCGGCATAGACCTGTCGAAGGTCAAGAGGGTGGGTGTGTGCGGGAACACGTTCCAGATGTCGCTGTTCCAGAACATCGAGATCAGGGACCTGGCGTACGCCGGGGAGAACATGCTCAGAGAACTGGGCGTCGTCCCTCCGAAGAGGGACGGGGCCATCCTGAAGGCCTCCGACATGGGCCTTCTGGGTATGCCCGATGCGGAGGTCATCATACCTCCCGCCGTCAGGCACGAGATCGGTGCGGACGCCATCGCCATGCTCCTCATCACCGGTGTCGCCGACTCCAAAGAGCCGTGCCTCGTCGTCGACTACGGGACCAACGCCGAGATGGCCCTCATCTGCGGTGACGGCAGGATAATCACCGGTTCCGCCGCCGCCGGACCCGCCATGGAGGGACAGGAGATCGAGAGAGGTATGCTTGCGGCCCCCGGTGCGATATCCGATGTGGATATCGACGGGGACGGATGGAAATGCACCGTCCTCGACCAGTCCATGATCGACAGGGACGGGGACACCGTGGATCCCATGACCGGCAGGTCTCTGAAGAAAGGGGAGGCGGAGGCCATCGGTATCACCGGTACCGGTACCGTAGCGGCCCTTTACAACGGTATCAAGACCGGCATCATCGTCCCTCCGAAGATCAACACCGAGGATGGGAAGCTGCATCTCCAGAACGGCATAGACATAACGTCCCACGACGTCGACGAGGCCGGTAAGGCCATCGGTGCCATGAGGGCAGGTTTCCTCACCCTTCTCCATGAGGCCGGTATGTGGACCGGGGATGTCAAGATAGCCTACATGTCCGGTGCGTCCGGACTCTATGTGGATGCCATAAAGGCACTCGGGATCGGCATGGTCGTCCCCGGGGCCACCCGGCTCATCCAGTTCGGAAACACGTCCATAGAGATGGCCAGGCGCATAGCCATGGGCAAGGTGAACATGGACGACCTGAAGTCCTTCGCGCAGAAGCTGAAGGCGGAACACTGTATGTTCGCCACCTCGGAGACCTTCAAGCAGCTCTACTCCATCGAGTACGCCGTCTGGTGCACCAGCATGCCCATGAGCATGTACAACGAGATGCTGGATGTCTACCAGCTTCCGCACCTCAGCGAGCCCTCCGAGGAAGTGACGGTGGAAAGGAGGTCCATGACCGACCTTCCGGACACCGACAAATGTCCTGTGAAGGTGTTCGAGTCGGGCACGTATCTCACATACGAGGTCGAAGGATGCATATTCTGCAAGAAGTGCGTCAAGGAGTGTCCCGAGAAAGCTCTGGACATGGTGAAGAAGGGAGACAAGGTCTACTGCCGCGTAAGTTCCGACCGCTGCGGCGGAACCGCCTGCAGGCGCTGCGAGCGTGCCTGCCCCAAGAACGTCCTCCACCTCGATCTCGCCAAGGTAGAGCAGTGA
- the pylSc gene encoding pyrrolysine--tRNA(Pyl) ligase large subunit: protein MTVKYTDAQIQRLREYGNGTYEQKVFEDLASRDAAFSKEMSVASTDNEKKIKGMIANPSRHGLTQLMNDIADALVAEGFIEVRTPIFISKDALARMTITEDKPLFKQVFWIDEKRALRPMLAPNLYSVMRDLRDHTDGPVKIFEMGSCFRKESHSGMHLEEFTMLNLVDMGPRGDATEVLKNYISVVMKAAGLPDYDLVQEESDVYKETIDVEINGQEVCSAAVGPHYLDAAHDVHEPWSGAGFGLERLLTIREKYSTVKKGGASISYLNGAKIN, encoded by the coding sequence ATGACGGTAAAGTATACGGATGCACAGATACAGCGCCTCAGGGAATACGGCAACGGGACCTATGAGCAGAAGGTCTTCGAGGACCTCGCATCGAGGGATGCTGCCTTCTCCAAGGAGATGTCCGTCGCCTCTACCGACAACGAGAAGAAGATCAAGGGGATGATCGCCAATCCGTCCCGTCATGGATTGACCCAGCTGATGAACGACATCGCCGACGCATTGGTCGCCGAGGGTTTCATCGAGGTCCGTACGCCCATATTCATATCGAAGGATGCGCTGGCACGTATGACCATCACCGAGGACAAGCCCCTTTTCAAGCAGGTCTTCTGGATCGACGAGAAAAGGGCGCTCAGGCCTATGCTGGCACCTAACCTTTATTCCGTCATGAGGGACCTGAGGGACCATACGGACGGTCCGGTGAAGATCTTCGAGATGGGTTCCTGCTTCAGGAAGGAGTCCCACAGCGGGATGCATCTGGAGGAGTTCACCATGCTGAACCTCGTGGACATGGGTCCCCGCGGAGACGCCACGGAGGTCCTGAAGAACTACATATCGGTCGTGATGAAGGCGGCCGGTCTCCCGGACTACGACCTCGTACAGGAGGAGTCCGACGTATACAAGGAGACCATAGACGTGGAGATCAACGGTCAGGAGGTCTGTTCCGCAGCCGTCGGTCCACACTATCTCGATGCGGCCCACGATGTCCACGAGCCTTGGTCCGGAGCGGGATTCGGTCTCGAACGCCTGCTGACCATCAGGGAGAAGTACAGCACCGTGAAGAAGGGAGGAGCCAGCATCAGCTACCTCAACGGTGCGAAGATCAACTGA